Proteins from a single region of Streptomyces sp. Tu 3180:
- a CDS encoding aspartate aminotransferase family protein: MTDDLLGRHRSVLPDWLALYYEEPIEITHGEGRHVWDSEGNRYLDFFGGILTTATAHALPEVTKAVSEQAGRIIHSSTLYLNRPMVELAERIAQLSGIPDARVFFTTSGTEANDTALLLATTHRRSNTVLAMRNSYHGRSFSAVGVTGNRGWSPTALSPLQTLYVHGGVRTRGPFAALDDYDFVAACVDDLKDLLGHTRPPAALIAEPIQGVGGFTSPPDGLYAAFREVLHEHGVLWISDEVQTGWGRTGEHFWGWQAHGRGGPPDMLTFAKGIGNGMSIGGVVARAEIMNCLDANSISTFGGTQITMAAGLANLNYLLEHDLQGNARRVGGLLIERLRAVAAHVPAVREVRGRGLMIGIELTRPGTDEADHAAVSAVLEEARAGGLLVGKGGGHDTSALRIAPPLTLNVAEAEEGAAILERALRSIR, translated from the coding sequence GTGACCGACGACCTGCTGGGCCGCCACCGCTCGGTGCTCCCCGACTGGCTCGCCCTCTACTACGAGGAGCCCATCGAGATCACCCACGGCGAGGGCCGCCACGTCTGGGACTCCGAGGGCAACCGCTACCTCGACTTCTTCGGCGGCATCCTCACCACGGCGACCGCCCACGCCCTGCCCGAGGTCACCAAAGCGGTGAGCGAACAGGCCGGGCGGATCATCCACTCCTCCACCCTCTACCTCAACCGGCCGATGGTTGAACTCGCCGAACGCATCGCCCAGTTGAGCGGCATCCCGGACGCCCGGGTCTTCTTCACCACCTCCGGCACCGAGGCCAACGACACCGCCCTGCTGCTCGCCACCACCCACCGGCGCAGCAACACCGTCCTGGCCATGCGCAACAGCTACCACGGCCGCTCCTTCAGCGCCGTCGGCGTCACCGGCAACCGCGGCTGGTCCCCGACCGCGCTCTCCCCGCTCCAGACGCTGTACGTCCACGGCGGAGTGCGCACCCGGGGGCCGTTCGCCGCCCTCGACGACTACGACTTCGTCGCGGCCTGCGTGGACGACCTGAAGGACCTCCTCGGCCACACCCGCCCGCCCGCCGCGCTGATCGCCGAGCCGATCCAGGGCGTCGGCGGCTTCACCTCGCCTCCCGACGGCCTGTACGCGGCCTTCCGCGAGGTGCTGCACGAGCACGGCGTGCTGTGGATCTCCGACGAGGTGCAGACCGGCTGGGGCCGCACCGGCGAGCACTTCTGGGGCTGGCAGGCGCACGGCCGCGGCGGCCCGCCCGACATGCTGACCTTCGCCAAGGGCATCGGCAACGGCATGTCCATCGGCGGCGTCGTCGCCCGCGCCGAGATCATGAACTGCCTGGACGCCAACAGCATCTCCACCTTCGGCGGCACCCAGATCACCATGGCGGCGGGCCTGGCCAACCTCAACTACCTCCTGGAACACGACCTCCAGGGCAACGCCCGCCGGGTCGGCGGCCTGCTCATCGAGCGGCTGCGCGCCGTCGCCGCCCACGTCCCGGCCGTGCGCGAGGTGCGCGGACGCGGGCTGATGATCGGCATCGAGCTGACGAGGCCCGGCACCGACGAGGCGGATCACGCGGCCGTGTCCGCCGTGCTGGAGGAGGCCCGCGCGGGCGGGCTGCTCGTCGGCAAGGGCGGCGGACACGACACCAGCGCCCTGCGCATCGCCCCGCCGCTCACCCTGAACGTCGCGGAGGCCGAGGAGGGCGCCGCGATCCTCGAGCGGGCTCTGAGGAGCATCCGGTAG
- a CDS encoding keywimysin-related RiPP yields the protein MKKAYEAPTLVRLGTFRKETGLLGKSGNDRLILSKN from the coding sequence ATGAAGAAGGCCTACGAAGCGCCGACGCTCGTCCGTCTCGGTACGTTCCGGAAGGAGACCGGACTCCTGGGCAAGAGCGGCAACGACCGGCTCATCCTGAGCAAGAACTGA
- a CDS encoding lasso peptide biosynthesis B2 protein, whose translation MTTPSALERPAGVPPGRRLAARLVLLPAVALALLPPRRIRAVLRVLRRGAAPATAAQAQAARDALCAVSLHCTGPKGCLPRSLGAALLCRLRGTWPTWCAGVRVVPPFTAHAWIEAEGHPVGEGVPDGYFARLVRVEPPAR comes from the coding sequence ATGACGACGCCCAGCGCGCTGGAACGCCCCGCCGGGGTGCCGCCGGGGCGGCGCCTGGCGGCCCGCCTGGTCCTGCTGCCCGCCGTCGCGCTCGCCCTGCTGCCGCCCCGGCGCATCCGCGCCGTGCTCCGTGTGCTGCGGCGCGGCGCGGCGCCCGCCACCGCCGCCCAGGCGCAGGCCGCGCGCGACGCCCTGTGCGCCGTCAGCCTGCACTGCACCGGGCCGAAGGGGTGCCTGCCGCGCTCCCTGGGGGCCGCGCTGCTGTGCCGGCTGCGGGGGACGTGGCCGACCTGGTGCGCCGGGGTCCGCGTCGTCCCGCCCTTCACCGCGCACGCCTGGATCGAGGCGGAGGGCCACCCCGTCGGCGAAGGGGTGCCGGACGGCTACTTCGCCCGGCTGGTCCGCGTCGAGCCGCCGGCCCGGTGA
- a CDS encoding PucR family transcriptional regulator produces the protein MTTWEPSTPALSVRQVLALERVLAGEPEVVAGADRLDRPVRWVHVAEAADVGVMLSGGEMVLTTGVLLAGDEDKQAEYVRSLHRAEAAAVVLGLGRAFPSPPEAMRRMAERCGLPLVVLHRPSPFAQLTEEVQSLLVRRKFAAVSLSEAVRGELTALITAGAPLQRLLDEVTRHSGCPVVVTNLAHRVLGTAGERPAVDDVLRDWERIARQAGGTGGDGWIRAELGGRGEHWGRIVLCGYRGDRATGRLLADRAAEALVLHRMLGGDAARSWEEQSAQGLLTDLVGGTVPARRLLPRARAAGLPVNRRTFVPLVVHGREAHRLDRVLRLLGLPGVVAELADAVTAVLLSLARDQDAEALTAHFAARLRAEPGADPVVVAAADARTAFDDVPAGLREARHVVDAVAGSAAALDLPAVVRLRDVHLRGLIRLLRDDPRVQSFAERELDGLLRGPDDDLLSVLRTYLATGRNKSRTAQLHHVSRPALYRRLEAIQARLGVDLDDFEQAASVHIALLAHDAQQQ, from the coding sequence ATGACCACCTGGGAGCCGTCGACACCGGCGCTGTCGGTCCGGCAGGTCCTCGCGCTGGAGCGGGTGCTCGCCGGTGAGCCCGAGGTGGTGGCCGGCGCCGACCGGCTGGACCGGCCGGTGCGCTGGGTGCACGTCGCGGAGGCGGCCGACGTCGGGGTGATGCTCAGCGGCGGCGAGATGGTGCTGACCACCGGGGTGCTGCTCGCCGGCGACGAGGACAAGCAGGCCGAGTACGTCCGCTCCCTGCACCGCGCGGAGGCCGCCGCCGTGGTCCTCGGACTGGGCCGCGCCTTCCCGTCCCCGCCGGAGGCGATGCGGCGCATGGCCGAGCGCTGCGGACTGCCCCTGGTGGTGCTCCACCGGCCCTCCCCCTTCGCCCAGTTGACCGAGGAGGTCCAGTCCCTCCTGGTGCGGCGGAAGTTCGCCGCCGTCAGCCTCTCCGAGGCCGTGCGCGGCGAACTCACCGCGCTGATCACCGCGGGCGCCCCGCTGCAGCGCCTGCTCGACGAGGTCACCCGGCACAGCGGCTGCCCCGTCGTCGTCACCAACCTCGCCCACCGCGTCCTCGGCACGGCGGGGGAGCGGCCGGCCGTGGACGACGTGCTGCGCGACTGGGAGCGCATCGCCCGCCAGGCCGGCGGCACCGGGGGCGACGGCTGGATCCGCGCCGAACTGGGCGGGCGCGGGGAGCACTGGGGCCGGATCGTGCTGTGCGGCTACCGCGGCGACAGGGCCACCGGACGGCTGCTCGCCGACCGCGCCGCCGAGGCCCTCGTCCTGCACCGCATGCTCGGCGGCGACGCCGCCCGCTCCTGGGAGGAGCAGTCCGCGCAGGGCCTGCTGACCGACCTGGTCGGCGGGACCGTACCGGCCCGGCGGCTGCTGCCCCGGGCCCGCGCGGCCGGGCTGCCGGTCAACCGGCGCACCTTCGTCCCCCTCGTCGTGCACGGCCGGGAGGCGCACCGGCTCGATCGCGTGCTGCGCCTGCTGGGGCTGCCCGGCGTCGTCGCCGAGCTGGCCGACGCGGTGACCGCCGTGCTGCTCAGCCTCGCCCGGGACCAGGACGCCGAGGCGCTCACCGCGCACTTCGCGGCCCGGCTGCGCGCCGAGCCGGGGGCGGACCCGGTCGTGGTGGCGGCGGCCGACGCGCGCACCGCGTTCGACGACGTGCCCGCCGGGCTGCGCGAGGCCCGGCACGTGGTGGACGCCGTCGCCGGCTCCGCCGCCGCGCTGGACCTGCCGGCCGTGGTCCGCCTCCGGGACGTCCATCTGCGCGGACTGATCCGGCTGCTGCGGGACGACCCCCGGGTGCAGTCCTTCGCGGAGCGGGAGCTGGACGGGCTGCTGCGCGGGCCGGACGACGACCTGCTGTCCGTGCTGCGGACCTACCTCGCCACCGGCCGCAACAAGTCCCGCACCGCGCAGCTGCACCACGTCTCCCGGCCCGCGCTGTACCGCCGCCTGGAGGCGATACAGGCCCGACTCGGCGTGGACCTCGACGACTTCGAACAGGCCGCCTCGGTGCACATCGCGCTCCTCGCGCACGACGCGCAACAGCAGTGA
- a CDS encoding nitrilase-related carbon-nitrogen hydrolase, with amino-acid sequence MANVVRAALVQATWTGDTESMLAKHEEHAREAARRGARIIGFQEVFNSPYFCQVQDAEHYRWAEPVPDGPTTRRMRELARETGMVIVVPVFEIEQSGYYYNTAAVIDADGTVLGKYRKHHIPQVKGFWEKFYFRPGNLGWPVFDTAVGKVGVYICYDRHFPEGWRQLGINGAQLVYNPSATHRGLSSHLWRLEQPAAAVANEYFVAAINRVGVEEYGDNDFYGTSYFVDPRGQFVGDVASDTKEELLVRDLDFDLIEEVRQTWAFYRDRRPDAYEGLVRP; translated from the coding sequence ATGGCCAACGTCGTACGTGCCGCTCTGGTCCAGGCCACCTGGACCGGCGACACCGAGTCCATGCTGGCGAAGCACGAGGAGCACGCCCGCGAGGCGGCCCGGCGGGGCGCGCGGATCATCGGGTTCCAGGAAGTCTTCAACTCCCCCTACTTCTGCCAGGTCCAGGACGCCGAGCACTACCGCTGGGCCGAGCCCGTCCCCGACGGCCCGACCACCCGCCGGATGCGGGAGCTGGCCCGCGAGACCGGCATGGTGATCGTGGTGCCGGTGTTCGAGATCGAGCAGTCGGGCTACTACTACAACACCGCCGCCGTGATCGACGCCGACGGCACCGTCCTCGGCAAGTACCGCAAGCACCACATCCCGCAGGTCAAGGGATTCTGGGAGAAGTTCTACTTCCGGCCCGGCAACCTGGGCTGGCCGGTCTTCGACACCGCCGTCGGCAAGGTCGGCGTCTACATCTGCTACGACCGCCACTTCCCGGAGGGCTGGCGGCAGCTCGGGATCAACGGGGCCCAGCTGGTGTACAACCCGTCCGCCACGCACCGCGGCCTGTCGTCCCACCTGTGGCGGCTGGAGCAGCCGGCGGCGGCCGTCGCCAACGAGTACTTCGTCGCCGCGATCAACCGCGTGGGCGTGGAGGAGTACGGGGACAACGACTTCTACGGGACCTCGTACTTCGTCGACCCGCGCGGACAGTTCGTCGGTGACGTCGCCAGCGACACCAAGGAGGAACTCCTGGTCCGCGACCTGGACTTCGACCTCATCGAAGAGGTGCGGCAGACGTGGGCCTTCTACCGCGACCGCCGCCCCGACGCCTACGAAGGGCTGGTACGGCCGTGA
- a CDS encoding lasso peptide biosynthesis PqqD family chaperone: protein MPLRFDAHVSTAETDYGTVLLDERAGTYWELNPTATLVVRTLLDGGEAADAAAALVREFDIERAQALRDVEALVGDLREAGLAS, encoded by the coding sequence ATGCCCCTGCGTTTCGACGCACACGTCTCCACGGCCGAGACCGACTACGGCACCGTGCTCCTGGACGAACGGGCCGGGACCTACTGGGAGCTGAACCCCACCGCCACCCTGGTGGTGCGGACCCTGCTGGACGGCGGCGAGGCCGCCGACGCGGCCGCCGCCCTGGTCCGCGAGTTCGACATCGAGCGGGCGCAGGCGCTGCGGGACGTCGAGGCACTCGTCGGCGACCTGCGCGAGGCGGGGCTGGCCTCATGA
- a CDS encoding lasso peptide isopeptide bond-forming cyclase, which yields MTPLHACAGTGPGDAHFAVFTDSEDAAAVARSFARPGCRIVNHPSGRPWLVGHWHDDEAVTARAGDTALAVIGCCPVEADELRRRAARLRDLAGTDALARSLTGSFHLVAALDGRIRVQGTASGLRLVFHAEIAGTRVAATRADVLADALGLDPDPGELAVRLLWPAPHPLYETSLWPAVTAVPPQDAVVVASDGRTARHTRWWTPPEPVVPLAVAAGPVREALQEAVDARTRRGGVVSCDLSGGLDSTSVCFLADRSPARVVAGTWPGRDPADTDLYWAEQAARHLPDVEHVVWDADASPLVYDGLLDIDDVLDEPTIGVMDRARALHHLPGLAARGSRVHLTGIGGDHVAWCSEAYYHRLLRTRPLHALRQLRGFRALWRWPLGGTVRALADTRPYGTWLADAAGRLREPAAPSSVSTGLGWGTAPRLFGWVSADAERLARRALLDAAATATPLHPDRGMHADLEQIRSTTRVIRQWDHMAARTGLPMASPFFDDRVVEAFLAVRPAERVTPFRYKPVLTAAMSGVVPEPCLRRTTKATASMDASNGLRENRADLLALWEDSRLERLGLVDGAELRRLARRPASPGLSDAVLYSTIAAEVWLRGLSRSRGGARVP from the coding sequence ATGACACCACTGCACGCATGTGCGGGGACGGGCCCCGGCGACGCGCACTTCGCGGTCTTCACCGACAGCGAGGACGCGGCCGCCGTGGCCCGCTCCTTCGCCCGGCCCGGCTGCCGGATCGTGAACCATCCGTCGGGCCGGCCCTGGCTGGTCGGCCACTGGCACGACGACGAGGCCGTCACGGCACGGGCCGGCGACACCGCCCTGGCCGTCATCGGCTGCTGCCCCGTGGAGGCGGACGAACTGCGGCGCAGGGCGGCGCGGTTGCGCGACCTCGCCGGGACCGACGCGCTGGCCCGCTCCCTCACCGGCAGCTTCCACCTGGTGGCCGCCCTCGACGGGCGGATCCGGGTGCAGGGCACCGCCTCCGGCCTGCGGCTCGTCTTCCACGCCGAGATCGCCGGCACCAGGGTGGCCGCCACCCGGGCCGACGTGCTCGCCGACGCCCTCGGGCTCGACCCCGATCCCGGGGAGCTGGCCGTCCGGCTGCTGTGGCCGGCCCCCCATCCGCTGTACGAGACGTCCCTGTGGCCGGCGGTCACCGCCGTACCCCCGCAGGACGCCGTGGTCGTCGCCTCGGACGGGCGCACCGCCCGGCACACCCGCTGGTGGACGCCGCCGGAGCCCGTCGTGCCGCTGGCCGTGGCGGCCGGCCCGGTCCGCGAGGCGCTCCAGGAGGCCGTCGACGCACGGACCCGGCGGGGCGGCGTGGTCAGCTGCGACCTGTCCGGCGGGCTGGACTCCACGTCCGTCTGCTTCCTCGCCGACCGCTCCCCCGCGCGCGTGGTGGCGGGCACCTGGCCCGGCCGCGACCCCGCGGACACCGACCTGTACTGGGCCGAGCAGGCGGCGCGGCACCTGCCGGACGTCGAGCACGTCGTCTGGGACGCCGACGCCTCGCCGCTGGTCTACGACGGCCTGCTCGACATCGACGACGTCCTGGACGAACCCACCATCGGCGTGATGGACCGCGCCCGGGCCCTGCACCACCTGCCGGGGCTCGCCGCGCGCGGCAGCCGCGTGCATCTGACCGGCATCGGCGGCGACCACGTGGCCTGGTGCTCCGAGGCGTACTACCACCGGCTGCTGCGCACCCGTCCGCTGCACGCCCTGCGGCAGCTGCGCGGGTTCCGGGCCCTGTGGCGGTGGCCGCTCGGCGGCACGGTCCGCGCCCTGGCCGACACGCGTCCGTACGGGACGTGGCTCGCCGACGCGGCCGGCCGGCTGCGGGAGCCGGCGGCCCCGTCCTCCGTCTCCACGGGACTCGGCTGGGGCACGGCCCCCCGCCTGTTCGGCTGGGTGAGCGCGGACGCCGAACGGCTGGCGCGGCGGGCGCTGCTCGACGCCGCCGCGACGGCCACGCCCCTGCATCCCGACCGGGGGATGCACGCGGACCTGGAGCAGATCCGCTCGACCACGCGCGTCATCCGGCAGTGGGACCACATGGCGGCCCGCACCGGCCTGCCGATGGCCTCCCCTTTCTTCGACGACCGGGTCGTCGAGGCGTTCCTCGCGGTGCGCCCGGCCGAGCGCGTCACGCCGTTCCGGTACAAGCCGGTGCTGACCGCGGCGATGAGCGGGGTGGTTCCCGAGCCGTGCCTGCGCAGGACGACCAAGGCCACCGCCTCCATGGACGCCTCCAACGGACTGCGCGAGAACCGCGCCGACCTGCTGGCGCTGTGGGAGGACTCCCGGCTGGAACGGCTGGGCCTGGTGGACGGGGCCGAGCTGCGCCGCCTCGCCCGGCGGCCGGCCTCCCCCGGGCTGTCCGACGCCGTCCTCTACTCGACGATCGCCGCCGAGGTGTGGCTGCGCGGGCTGTCCCGCAGCCGCGGCGGCGCCCGTGTCCCGTAG